One window of the Brevibacterium limosum genome contains the following:
- the modA gene encoding molybdate ABC transporter substrate-binding protein: MKKTLLGLCTVAALTLAACSTGPESQAEADRPAEITVFAAASLTEVFDDIADEYKAADANAPDVKFSFAGSSDLVSQISEGAPADVIATADETTMDTLASDDLLAGDPEMFASNTLTLAVADGNPKAITSSADFTGNDLVVCAPQVPCGAATEKWAGLNDAELDPVSEENSVTDVLGKVSAGQADAGIVYVTDIARADGEVEQVDLDGADKVINKYPAATVKASEHQDEADAFVKFLGSDTAQKLLRDAGFAAG; encoded by the coding sequence ATGAAGAAAACTCTGCTGGGGCTCTGCACCGTCGCAGCCCTGACCCTGGCCGCCTGCTCGACGGGACCGGAATCTCAAGCCGAAGCGGACCGGCCGGCAGAGATCACAGTCTTCGCCGCGGCCTCGCTGACCGAGGTCTTCGACGACATCGCCGACGAGTACAAAGCCGCGGATGCGAACGCTCCTGATGTGAAGTTCTCCTTCGCCGGCTCGTCCGACCTCGTGTCCCAGATCTCCGAAGGCGCACCCGCCGATGTCATCGCGACCGCCGATGAGACGACGATGGACACGCTGGCATCCGACGATCTGCTTGCCGGTGATCCGGAGATGTTCGCCTCGAACACGCTGACCCTGGCCGTGGCCGACGGCAACCCGAAGGCGATCACGAGCTCGGCGGACTTCACAGGAAACGACCTCGTCGTCTGCGCACCCCAGGTGCCCTGCGGAGCCGCGACGGAGAAATGGGCCGGCCTCAACGACGCCGAACTCGATCCGGTCAGCGAAGAGAACTCCGTGACCGATGTGCTCGGCAAGGTCAGCGCCGGGCAGGCCGACGCCGGAATCGTCTACGTCACCGATATCGCCCGGGCCGACGGCGAGGTCGAACAGGTCGACCTCGATGGAGCCGACAAGGTGATCAACAAGTACCCGGCAGCCACCGTCAAGGCCAGTGAGCACCAGGACGAGGCCGACGCCTTCGTGAAGTTCCTCGGCTCCGACACAGCCCAGAAGCTGCTTCGCGACGCCGGATTCGCCGCAGGCTGA
- a CDS encoding TOBE domain-containing protein: MTRLRISDAARFLGVSDDTVRRWVADGRLSQLKDSSNRAVVEGSELAALAQSSSGALPDPSGVVSSSRNRFAGLVTDVSIDGVMAQVSMQCGPFRVVSLMSAEACRELELEPGSLATASVKATMVSIDTVPGS, from the coding sequence ATGACCCGGCTGCGCATCAGCGATGCGGCACGCTTCCTCGGCGTCAGCGATGACACGGTGCGCCGGTGGGTCGCCGACGGTCGCCTGTCCCAGCTCAAGGACTCCTCGAACCGAGCCGTCGTCGAGGGCAGCGAACTGGCCGCACTGGCTCAATCGTCATCGGGCGCTCTGCCCGATCCCAGCGGAGTGGTGAGCTCCTCACGCAACCGCTTCGCCGGTCTCGTCACAGACGTCAGCATCGACGGAGTGATGGCTCAGGTCAGCATGCAGTGCGGGCCGTTCCGCGTGGTGTCGCTGATGTCGGCCGAAGCCTGTCGCGAACTCGAGCTCGAACCGGGAAGTCTCGCAACTGCCTCGGTGAAGGCGACGATGGTATCGATCGACACCGTCCCGGGTTCGTGA
- a CDS encoding molybdenum cofactor biosynthesis protein MoaE, translating into MSTGTVVTTGVVETPISTQELEPDVLTDTCGAVVSFSGVIRDHDEGRGVDRLHYESHPLASTQIAEVAADIAARHPTVRLSVVHRVGDLSIGDIALAAVVASAHRRGAFLACSELIDEVKARVAIWKHQHFSDGSDEWVGALE; encoded by the coding sequence ATGAGTACCGGAACAGTAGTGACCACGGGAGTCGTCGAGACCCCGATTTCGACCCAGGAACTCGAACCCGACGTCCTCACCGACACCTGCGGTGCCGTCGTCAGCTTCTCCGGAGTCATCCGCGACCACGACGAAGGTCGGGGCGTGGACCGTCTGCACTACGAATCCCATCCGCTCGCCAGCACCCAGATCGCCGAGGTGGCTGCGGACATCGCCGCCCGCCACCCCACGGTCAGGCTCTCCGTCGTCCACCGAGTCGGAGACCTCTCGATCGGAGACATAGCTCTGGCCGCGGTCGTCGCCTCCGCGCACCGGAGGGGTGCCTTCCTTGCCTGTTCCGAACTCATCGATGAGGTCAAGGCTCGGGTGGCGATCTGGAAGCACCAGCACTTCAGCGACGGCTCCGACGAGTGGGTAGGAGCTCTCGAATGA
- the moaC gene encoding cyclic pyranopterin monophosphate synthase MoaC, whose protein sequence is MKLSHVDASGTAQMVDVGDKDVTKRRAVASGLITTRPEVIDLIAEAGLPKGDALPVARIAAVMGAKRTSDLIPLCHPLPLTGIDVEFELRDAAVAITAAVKTVSKTGVEMEALTAVATAALTIFDMIKAVDNQAVIGDIRVIEKTGGKSGDRTREP, encoded by the coding sequence ATGAAACTCAGCCACGTCGACGCATCCGGGACCGCCCAGATGGTCGATGTCGGCGACAAAGACGTCACGAAGCGCCGAGCCGTTGCCTCAGGACTCATCACCACCCGGCCCGAGGTCATCGACCTCATCGCCGAGGCGGGACTGCCCAAGGGCGATGCCCTGCCGGTGGCCCGCATCGCGGCCGTGATGGGCGCCAAGCGCACCAGCGACCTCATCCCGCTGTGCCATCCGCTGCCGCTGACGGGAATCGACGTGGAGTTCGAACTCCGTGACGCCGCGGTGGCCATTACCGCGGCGGTGAAGACCGTGTCGAAGACCGGGGTCGAAATGGAGGCTCTGACGGCCGTGGCCACAGCGGCGCTGACGATTTTCGACATGATCAAAGCCGTCGACAATCAGGCCGTCATCGGTGATATCAGGGTCATCGAGAAGACCGGCGGAAAGAGCGGAGATCGGACTCGAGAGCCATGA
- a CDS encoding molybdopterin molybdotransferase MoeA: protein MTTAKMHRERISEIISPLTGTTTLPLSSLVDSPRRLTADVASPIDVPGFDNSSMDGYALAAATVDELRGRPVPVRGRVAAGARGEAVEPGTAVEIMTGAPLPAGTDMVVKVEDTEPGRFGAETITIVGPAEARPGTFVRRRGSDVRIGETVLRAGTMLTPAHLGVAAACGVNDLPVLGLPRVLVVSTGDEIAAEAAAGINDANSVTLSAGLRRLGVDTEVASVPDDPQQLLDRVRRSAAQLVISTGGISKGAHEVVKLAAELDPDSSMVFEPIAMQPGGPQGCGLLADHAWVALPGNPVSTLISFELFIRPALLGLAGHESPREVAHHRLAHGFDEAPPEGKLQVRRARLTEAGLEFVGDSRSHLLHSYAEATHLVFVSPEQPGADDPFSAAGDRLMTWKIA from the coding sequence ATGACTACTGCGAAGATGCATCGTGAGCGCATATCCGAGATCATATCGCCGCTGACCGGCACCACGACCCTGCCGCTGAGTTCTCTGGTCGACTCGCCGAGGCGGCTGACCGCCGATGTGGCATCGCCGATCGATGTGCCCGGCTTCGACAACTCGAGCATGGACGGCTATGCACTCGCCGCAGCCACGGTGGACGAGCTGCGCGGCCGCCCGGTCCCCGTGCGCGGCCGCGTCGCCGCAGGAGCACGCGGTGAGGCAGTGGAGCCGGGTACCGCAGTGGAGATCATGACCGGAGCACCGCTGCCCGCGGGCACCGACATGGTCGTCAAGGTCGAAGACACCGAGCCGGGACGCTTCGGTGCCGAAACCATCACGATCGTCGGTCCCGCCGAAGCCCGGCCGGGAACCTTCGTCCGTCGCCGCGGCTCCGACGTTCGCATCGGTGAGACCGTGCTGAGAGCGGGCACCATGCTGACCCCCGCCCACCTCGGCGTGGCCGCCGCGTGTGGGGTCAACGACCTGCCGGTGCTCGGCCTGCCGCGGGTCCTCGTCGTGAGCACAGGGGACGAGATCGCCGCCGAGGCGGCCGCCGGGATCAACGACGCGAACTCCGTCACGCTCTCTGCCGGGCTGCGCCGCCTCGGTGTGGACACGGAAGTCGCTTCTGTTCCCGACGACCCGCAGCAGCTGCTCGACCGTGTGCGCCGCAGTGCTGCACAGCTCGTCATCTCCACCGGGGGCATCTCGAAGGGTGCGCACGAGGTCGTCAAACTCGCGGCCGAACTCGACCCGGACTCCTCCATGGTCTTCGAACCCATCGCCATGCAGCCCGGCGGACCGCAGGGATGCGGACTTCTGGCCGACCATGCCTGGGTGGCGCTGCCGGGCAACCCGGTGAGCACACTCATCAGCTTCGAACTCTTCATCCGCCCCGCTCTGCTCGGACTGGCCGGACACGAGTCCCCCCGTGAGGTCGCCCACCACCGCTTGGCCCATGGATTCGACGAAGCTCCTCCGGAGGGAAAGCTCCAGGTCCGCCGCGCCAGGCTCACGGAGGCTGGTCTCGAGTTCGTCGGCGACTCCCGGTCCCACCTGCTCCACAGCTACGCCGAAGCCACCCACCTCGTCTTCGTCTCACCCGAGCAGCCGGGCGCAGACGATCCGTTCTCAGCTGCGGGAGATAGGCTGATGACGTGGAAGATCGCATGA
- the moaA gene encoding GTP 3',8-cyclase MoaA, translating to MEKIGLPMPVLRTPTVDLGEEFTAHNESALLDTFDRRARDLRISLTDFCNLRCTYCMPEEGVEFMSRDSAMTGDEIVRFVRIAVEKFGVDQVRFTGGEPLTRKDINEIIAGVAALEPRPNIALTTNAIGLDKRAAGLKDAGLDRINVSLDTIDPETFETMTRRPFLRRVLEGIDGAKSAGLAPVKINAVLLPGMNDAQAPDLLQWCLEQGLSLRFIEQMPLDAGHSWDRTSMITAADIFALLEPRFVLTPDSAPRGGAPAEKFLVADRRDPDTILGDVGIIASVTRPFCADCTRTRLTAEGRVRTCLFSRTEVDLLTAMRDGASDESIANLWKGAHWKKLAGHGMDTDSFEQPQRPMSAIGG from the coding sequence ATGGAGAAGATCGGTCTGCCCATGCCGGTGCTGAGAACTCCGACAGTCGACCTGGGCGAGGAGTTCACCGCTCACAACGAGAGTGCTCTGCTCGACACCTTCGATCGTCGCGCTCGGGACCTCCGCATCTCACTCACGGACTTCTGCAACCTGCGCTGTACGTACTGCATGCCGGAAGAAGGCGTCGAGTTCATGTCTCGCGATTCCGCGATGACCGGCGACGAAATCGTCCGCTTCGTCCGCATCGCCGTGGAGAAGTTCGGCGTCGACCAGGTCCGGTTCACCGGTGGCGAACCCCTGACCCGCAAGGACATCAACGAGATCATCGCCGGTGTCGCGGCTTTGGAGCCGCGACCGAACATCGCGCTGACGACGAACGCGATCGGTCTGGACAAACGGGCCGCGGGGCTGAAGGACGCCGGCCTGGATCGCATCAACGTCTCGCTCGACACGATCGATCCGGAGACATTCGAGACCATGACCCGACGCCCGTTCCTCAGACGTGTACTCGAGGGCATCGACGGGGCGAAGTCCGCCGGACTCGCACCTGTGAAGATCAATGCCGTGCTGCTGCCGGGGATGAATGATGCGCAGGCTCCCGATCTGCTGCAATGGTGCCTTGAGCAGGGACTGAGTCTGCGGTTCATCGAGCAGATGCCCTTGGATGCCGGCCATTCCTGGGATAGGACGTCGATGATCACCGCAGCCGACATCTTCGCACTCCTCGAACCCCGTTTCGTGCTCACTCCGGATTCGGCTCCCCGGGGCGGTGCCCCGGCCGAGAAGTTCCTCGTCGCCGATCGACGCGATCCCGACACCATCCTCGGTGATGTCGGGATCATCGCCTCGGTGACGCGTCCGTTCTGCGCCGACTGCACCCGCACCCGCCTGACCGCGGAGGGCCGAGTGCGCACCTGCCTGTTCTCACGCACCGAGGTCGATCTGCTCACCGCGATGCGTGACGGCGCCTCGGACGAGTCGATTGCGAACCTGTGGAAGGGCGCGCATTGGAAGAAGCTCGCCGGTCATGGGATGGACACGGATTCATTCGAGCAGCCCCAACGTCCCATGAGCGCCATCGGAGGATAA
- a CDS encoding MoaD/ThiS family protein produces MPTITVRFFAAAREAFGSRESQVRAGSVAELVTTLAEAADPQAATVLSRSSFLVNSVAATDRSAALSEGDTVDVLPPFAGG; encoded by the coding sequence GTGCCCACCATCACCGTCCGGTTCTTCGCCGCAGCCCGGGAGGCCTTCGGCTCCCGCGAATCCCAGGTCCGCGCGGGGTCCGTCGCTGAGCTCGTCACCACCCTCGCCGAGGCGGCCGACCCCCAAGCCGCGACCGTGCTGTCGCGCTCGAGCTTCCTCGTCAACTCCGTGGCAGCCACCGATCGGTCCGCAGCCCTGTCCGAGGGTGACACCGTCGATGTCCTCCCGCCGTTCGCCGGCGGCTGA
- a CDS encoding ThiF family adenylyltransferase, translating into MSISRLDSADRSRYARQLRLSGFGESAQAALLDSHVLVIGAGGLGAPILSYLAAVGIGTITVVDPDIVELSNLHRQVIHTEAAIGTRKIDSAQQRMKGINSSIEVRTIPRLLTPDNALDMLDGVDLVIDGSDNFATRYLANDACEILGIPLVWGTILGFDGQVAVFDTEHGATLRDLYPEVPAPGSVPDCSVAGVLGPLCGSIGSAMAMEAIKVLTGIGTPLYSSVAIHSSLDAGWERVPVSPIPGRTPITDLEQHRGDYEQHSFDLRSADDRAPEVGASPENTLGPATVSWPDLGDNLVIVDIRDDEEVASGMVPGAVHIPMDELLADPSRLPKAPSTLTTGPADTAALSEPAHSHGIALYCRSGIRSAKTAAQLRRQGLDVTSINGGYLAYLSQPASQRS; encoded by the coding sequence ATGTCCATCTCACGTCTCGACTCTGCCGACCGGTCCCGCTACGCCCGGCAGCTCCGGCTGTCCGGATTCGGAGAGAGCGCGCAGGCGGCACTGCTCGACTCGCATGTCCTCGTCATCGGTGCCGGCGGGCTCGGCGCCCCGATTCTCAGCTATCTGGCGGCCGTCGGCATCGGCACGATCACCGTGGTCGACCCCGACATCGTCGAACTGAGCAATCTGCATCGGCAGGTCATCCACACCGAGGCGGCCATCGGCACCCGCAAGATCGATTCCGCCCAGCAGCGGATGAAAGGGATCAACTCGTCGATCGAGGTCCGCACGATCCCTCGGCTGCTGACCCCTGACAATGCCCTCGACATGTTGGACGGCGTCGACCTCGTCATCGACGGCAGCGACAACTTCGCCACCCGCTACCTCGCCAATGATGCCTGCGAGATTCTCGGCATCCCCCTCGTCTGGGGAACCATCCTCGGCTTCGACGGTCAGGTCGCCGTCTTCGACACCGAGCACGGTGCGACCCTGCGCGACCTCTATCCCGAGGTCCCCGCCCCGGGAAGCGTGCCCGACTGCTCGGTCGCCGGGGTCCTCGGACCCCTGTGCGGAAGCATCGGCTCAGCCATGGCGATGGAAGCCATCAAGGTGCTGACCGGAATCGGCACACCTCTGTACAGCAGTGTGGCCATCCACAGCAGCCTCGACGCCGGTTGGGAGAGAGTTCCGGTCTCACCGATCCCCGGCAGAACTCCGATCACCGACCTCGAGCAGCATCGCGGCGACTACGAACAGCACTCATTCGATCTTCGCAGCGCAGACGACAGAGCACCGGAGGTCGGTGCCAGCCCAGAGAACACCCTGGGCCCGGCCACTGTCAGCTGGCCGGACCTCGGCGACAACCTCGTCATCGTCGACATTCGCGATGACGAGGAAGTCGCCTCGGGGATGGTCCCCGGCGCTGTCCACATCCCGATGGATGAACTGCTGGCCGATCCCAGCAGACTCCCGAAAGCACCATCGACCCTCACAACAGGTCCTGCTGATACGGCGGCCCTCTCGGAACCCGCGCATTCACATGGGATTGCGCTCTACTGCCGGTCGGGGATCCGTTCAGCGAAGACCGCTGCGCAGCTGCGCAGACAGGGTCTTGACGTCACCTCGATCAACGGCGGCTACCTCGCCTACCTGTCCCAACCGGCCTCGCAGCGAAGCTGA
- a CDS encoding molybdopterin molybdotransferase MoeA yields MDPEDYSELIAELAPVPRTEVVPVTIAAGRTTGADITAPRSVPAFAASAMDGFALDSQALTAASMGEAVRVVGDTPAGHDSVALQSGCAVRVMTGAPVPTSAEAVVPVELTDARQTGAAPAAIRIGSLPEPVPTLWNIRSIGEDMDRGDMILPAAERITAAGVGTLAMLGITEIETVHPRIGVVVTGDEVQSTDHARGSSGPQIFNSNLPMLATAVRRLGAEPVEATCGDDADELRSVLTAMEAEADLVVTTGGISAGAFEVVRQTLEPGHSTFRRLEMRPGSPQGFGRFGTLPLLHLPGTPQGAFVAFHLFTGSLLAGKTLGQRWRKGILAGPNLRRHGNAVTFRPGTFTETGEILAADRARLPDFAVADVIIRIPSGTDSLRGSEELGAGTVIDYLEC; encoded by the coding sequence TTGGACCCAGAGGACTACTCCGAGCTCATCGCCGAACTGGCACCGGTGCCGCGCACCGAGGTGGTGCCCGTGACGATCGCCGCCGGGCGCACCACCGGGGCAGACATCACTGCTCCACGCTCGGTGCCTGCCTTTGCCGCCTCGGCGATGGATGGATTCGCGCTCGACTCTCAAGCCCTGACCGCCGCCAGTATGGGCGAGGCCGTCCGAGTCGTCGGCGACACCCCTGCCGGCCACGATTCGGTCGCCCTTCAGTCGGGATGCGCGGTGCGTGTTATGACAGGGGCTCCCGTGCCCACCAGCGCCGAGGCGGTCGTGCCCGTCGAACTCACCGACGCCCGGCAGACGGGGGCGGCACCCGCAGCCATCCGGATCGGTTCCCTTCCCGAACCCGTTCCCACCCTGTGGAACATCCGCTCGATCGGCGAAGACATGGACCGCGGGGACATGATCCTGCCCGCGGCGGAGCGGATCACGGCCGCCGGAGTCGGCACCCTCGCGATGCTCGGCATCACCGAGATCGAGACGGTCCACCCCCGCATCGGCGTGGTCGTCACCGGAGACGAAGTCCAGAGCACCGACCACGCACGCGGCTCGTCCGGCCCCCAGATCTTCAACTCGAACCTGCCGATGCTCGCCACCGCCGTCCGCCGACTCGGTGCCGAACCCGTCGAAGCCACCTGCGGCGACGATGCCGACGAGCTGCGCAGCGTACTCACTGCGATGGAGGCCGAGGCCGATCTCGTCGTGACGACCGGCGGAATCAGCGCCGGCGCTTTCGAAGTCGTCCGTCAGACCTTGGAACCCGGCCACTCGACCTTCCGCCGTCTCGAGATGCGACCGGGATCCCCTCAGGGTTTCGGACGCTTCGGCACCCTGCCGCTGCTCCACCTGCCCGGCACACCGCAGGGAGCCTTCGTCGCCTTCCACCTCTTCACCGGCTCGCTGCTGGCCGGAAAGACGCTGGGGCAGAGATGGCGGAAGGGCATCCTCGCGGGACCGAACCTCCGACGGCACGGCAACGCCGTCACCTTCCGTCCCGGCACTTTCACCGAGACGGGGGAGATCCTCGCCGCCGACCGAGCCAGACTGCCGGACTTCGCCGTCGCCGACGTGATCATCAGAATCCCAAGCGGCACAGATTCCCTGCGAGGCTCAGAGGAACTGGGCGCGGGCACGGTCATCGACTACCTCGAGTGCTGA
- a CDS encoding CPBP family intramembrane glutamic endopeptidase: MDTDRAVTIEPSQLKPLSWEAAAAALLAVSAVVLFGVGTTFPQVRGLGYAPMLAALVIAWSVNRSFARDLSIITGCLALISAISVEADISWTNIARMGVVLSAVVVGPWLVTRYVFDDKTIQYPMRRGQPWSRLEWGWLVFVVVVAWAVLPQYFMRTGVYLNWPPLTNWSEIIRLFFGVNAVGIWDELFFICTVFALLRKHFAFWTANVFTTIIFVSFLWELGYRSIGPLLTIPFALVQAFIFTRTKSLPYTVTVHLLFDALVFLTIVHAHHPQALPIFIGV; encoded by the coding sequence GTGGACACTGACCGAGCAGTAACCATCGAACCCTCGCAGTTGAAACCGCTCAGCTGGGAGGCCGCTGCGGCTGCCTTGCTGGCGGTCTCGGCAGTTGTGCTCTTCGGTGTGGGAACCACGTTTCCGCAGGTCCGAGGTCTCGGGTATGCGCCGATGCTCGCGGCCCTCGTCATTGCGTGGAGCGTCAACCGGAGCTTCGCTCGGGACCTCAGCATCATCACCGGCTGTCTCGCGCTCATCTCGGCGATCTCGGTCGAGGCCGATATCTCATGGACGAACATCGCGCGGATGGGCGTCGTGCTCTCCGCCGTCGTCGTCGGCCCGTGGCTGGTGACTCGCTATGTCTTCGACGACAAGACGATTCAGTACCCGATGCGGCGCGGCCAACCGTGGTCGCGGCTCGAATGGGGGTGGCTGGTCTTCGTCGTCGTGGTCGCCTGGGCGGTGCTGCCGCAGTACTTCATGCGCACCGGGGTCTACCTCAACTGGCCGCCGCTGACGAACTGGTCGGAGATCATCCGTCTGTTCTTCGGGGTCAACGCCGTGGGCATCTGGGACGAGCTGTTCTTCATCTGCACCGTCTTCGCTCTGCTGCGCAAACACTTCGCGTTCTGGACGGCGAATGTGTTCACCACGATCATCTTCGTCTCATTCCTCTGGGAGCTCGGCTACCGTTCGATCGGACCTCTGCTGACGATCCCCTTTGCACTCGTGCAGGCCTTCATCTTCACACGCACGAAGTCACTGCCCTATACGGTCACGGTGCATCTGCTCTTCGACGCGCTCGTGTTCCTCACGATCGTCCACGCCCATCACCCGCAGGCACTGCCCATCTTCATCGGAGTCTGA
- a CDS encoding peptide MFS transporter translates to MSSSTSTTEAVRSDTRFFGHPLPLMQLFSLELWERFSYYGMNGILAIYLYFSVTDGGMGMEQGTAVGIVGAYGGAVFLATILGAWIADRLAGAEKVLFYSAIIIMIGHICLALIPGFGGVAVGLILVALGSGGLKANASALVGELYEEKDPRRDAGFTIFYMGVNIGALLGPLITGLLQKNIGFHYGFGAAAVGMALGLIIYLTGRKSLPPESRVAVNPLPKNKLYLFIVAVVVVVLLAVILWMTKIVNPENLDWWIAGISAGAAACYFIVMYTSPQTDPDERSRVLAFVPFFITVVVFWSMYQQIFGVLTVYSDTQLNRSIFGWEMPINWIQLIPAFFVIVFAPLFATMWMKLGPKQISTPVKAGLSLVLIGIGFLMFLPFAEAGPNETPLLWVALILAVFVFGELLISPVGLSFSTKVAPKVFQSQMIAVFFLASGVGTALSGVLGGYFDAANQAPYWLSVGGSSVVLGLLALTLTKPMLGLLRGIR, encoded by the coding sequence ATGTCTTCAAGCACCTCGACGACCGAGGCCGTCCGCAGCGATACCCGCTTCTTCGGACACCCTCTGCCGCTCATGCAGCTGTTCAGCCTGGAACTGTGGGAGCGCTTCTCCTACTACGGGATGAACGGCATCCTCGCCATCTACCTCTACTTCAGCGTCACCGACGGCGGCATGGGGATGGAGCAGGGCACAGCCGTGGGGATCGTCGGTGCGTACGGCGGTGCTGTCTTCCTCGCCACCATCCTCGGCGCCTGGATCGCCGATCGGCTGGCGGGAGCGGAGAAGGTGCTCTTCTACTCCGCGATCATCATCATGATCGGCCACATCTGCCTGGCACTCATCCCCGGCTTCGGGGGAGTGGCGGTCGGCCTCATCCTCGTCGCACTCGGCTCCGGCGGTCTCAAGGCAAACGCCTCGGCGCTGGTCGGAGAACTCTACGAAGAGAAGGACCCACGCCGTGACGCCGGCTTCACTATCTTCTACATGGGCGTGAACATCGGTGCGCTCCTCGGCCCGCTCATCACCGGTCTGCTGCAGAAGAACATCGGATTCCACTACGGGTTCGGCGCCGCCGCCGTCGGCATGGCCCTCGGCCTCATCATCTACCTCACCGGACGCAAGAGTCTGCCACCGGAGTCGCGAGTAGCGGTCAATCCGCTGCCGAAGAACAAGCTCTACCTCTTCATCGTGGCCGTCGTGGTCGTCGTTCTCCTCGCCGTCATTCTGTGGATGACGAAGATCGTCAACCCTGAGAATCTCGATTGGTGGATCGCGGGAATCTCTGCCGGCGCGGCCGCCTGCTACTTCATCGTCATGTACACCTCGCCGCAGACGGACCCCGACGAGCGGTCCCGCGTGCTCGCCTTCGTCCCGTTCTTCATCACGGTTGTGGTGTTCTGGTCGATGTATCAGCAGATCTTCGGAGTTCTGACCGTCTACTCGGATACGCAGCTCAACCGTTCGATCTTCGGGTGGGAGATGCCGATCAACTGGATCCAGCTGATCCCTGCGTTCTTCGTCATCGTCTTCGCCCCGCTGTTCGCGACGATGTGGATGAAGCTCGGTCCGAAGCAGATCTCGACCCCGGTCAAGGCCGGTCTGTCGCTTGTGCTCATCGGCATCGGCTTCCTCATGTTCCTGCCCTTCGCTGAGGCCGGTCCCAATGAGACGCCGCTGCTGTGGGTCGCCCTGATTCTGGCCGTATTCGTCTTCGGTGAGCTGCTCATCTCGCCGGTGGGACTCTCGTTCTCCACGAAGGTCGCTCCGAAGGTCTTCCAGTCGCAGATGATCGCCGTGTTCTTCCTCGCCTCGGGTGTGGGAACTGCGCTGTCCGGTGTGCTCGGCGGCTACTTCGACGCTGCCAACCAGGCGCCGTACTGGCTCTCGGTCGGCGGTTCGTCGGTTGTGCTCGGCTTGCTTGCGCTGACCCTGACGAAGCCGATGCTGGGGCTCCTGCGCGGAATCCGCTGA